From the genome of Chelonia mydas isolate rCheMyd1 chromosome 2, rCheMyd1.pri.v2, whole genome shotgun sequence, one region includes:
- the TSPAN13 gene encoding tetraspanin-13 — MVCGGFTCSKNCLCALNLLYTLVSLLLIGIAAWGIGFGLISSFRVVGVAIAVGIFLFLIALVGLIGAVKHHQVLLFFYMIILLLVFIVQFSVSCACLALNKDQQRQLLEVGWNNTKSAREDIERNLDCCGFRNFNSSETCSAACVKDNRCLTCAPIIEEYSGMVLRFVGGIGLFFSFTEILGVWLTYRYRNQKDSRANPSAFL, encoded by the exons CTGGTCAGCCTGCTGCTGATTGGAATTGCAGCATGGGGTATAGGCTTTGGCCTCATTTCTAGTTTCCGAGTAGTTGGCGTGGCAATTGCAGTGGGGATCTTTCTGTTCCTTATTGCTTTGGTTGGATTGATCGGTGCAGTCAAACACCATCAGGTGTTACTCTTCTTT TACATGATTATTCTCTTGCTAGTGTTCATTGTCCAGTTTTCCGTCTCCTGTGCTTGTTTGGCATTGAACAAAGATCAGCAG AGACAACTTCTCGAGGTTGGATGGAACAACACAAAGAGTGCTAGAGAAGATATTGAGAGGAATCTAGACTGTTGTGGTTTCAGAAACTTCAATTCAAGTGAAACCTGCTCTGCT GCTTGCGTTAAAGATAACCGATGTTTAACATGTGCACCTATAATAGAAGAATATTCAGGAATGGTACTGAGATTTGTAGGTGGCATAGGACTCTTCTTCAGTTTCACTGAG aTTTTGGGAGTTTGGCTGACTTACAGATACAGGAACCAAAAAGATTCTCGTGCAAACCCTAGTGCATTTCTTTGA
- the AGR2 gene encoding anterior gradient protein 2 homolog, which produces MEKSCISVFLLLVAVSYALAKDFTSKNDGKRDTKEVKETKPRLPQTLSRGWGDNLFWIQTYEEALFRAKNGNKPIMIIHHLEDCPHSQALKKVFAEHKEIQKLAEKFVLLNLVYETTDKNLSPDGQYVPRVLFIDPSLTVRADITGRYSNRLYAYEPSDISLLYSNMQKALKLLKTEL; this is translated from the exons ATGGAGAAGAGTTGTATATCTGTGTTCCTGCTGCTTGTTGCTGTCTCTTATGCCCTGGCTAAAGACTTCACATCTAAGAACGATGGCAAAAGGGATACAAAAGAAGTAAAAGAGACCAAACCAAGACTGCCTCAAACTCTCTCCAGAG GGTGGGGTGATAACCTTTTCTGGATTCAGACCTATGAAGAAGCCTTGTTCAGAGCCAAGAACGG CAACAAGCCCATAATGATCATTCACCATTTAGAGGACTGCCCACACAGTCAAG CATTGAAGAAAGTATTTGCTGAACACAAAGAAATACAGAAACTGGCTGAAAAGTTTGTTCTTCTGAATCTTGTT TATGAAACAACTGACAAAAATCTTTCACCTGATGGGCAGTATGTCCCTAGAGTTCTGTTTATAG ATCCCTCCCTGACAGTTAGAGCAGATATTACCGGAAGATACTCAAACCGTCTCTATGCATATGAGCCTTCAGATATTTCATTGT TGTATTCAAATATGCAGAAAGCTCTGAAACTGCTGAAGACTGAATTATAA